atagcaaagggtctcaatacttgtgtaaataaggtataaaaaactgtttttgctttgtcattatggggtattgtgtctagattgctgaggatattttttttatttaatccattttagaataaggctgtaaagtaaccaaaatgtgtaaaaagtcaagggatctgaatactttccgaaggcactgtatgctgtATGAAACTGTTACTAGTAACACATTACTCAATCTGTAAGTAGGCATATTCAATTAACTGCAAAGTTAGATGGATGTTTCCTCCCATCTTCTGGTCAAACAGGGGATTGGTCCCGGGTTTCTTTCTATAAACCAGGGGTTTCCATGGAGGGCCGAGTGTGCTGGTTGTTGATTTCACCTTTCAATTTGTGTCCAATTAAGACCTatacaaccaggtgaggggagtatCATAGTTACTGATCTATGGACTGCCCAGCACAACTGACATGAAAGCTTTATGAGCCAAAGTTTACATGTGCTAGGACAAAATGTGAAGCCATagtgagtaacgtgttagcaCCATGGGCAACTATTTTGGTAACACAGGACCTAGACCAGGTTGAATTTGTGTCCCTGTCCATTGATGCGTCCAATCATGGACATGTAAAGCTGCTGCCAGTCGTAGTCAGATATTGTAAGATATATGGTGGCAACACATCTGTGGAAACAAAACTGCATGGTTTTGTTGATTCGAAAGGAGAAACCGCAGAGGAGATTGCAGCTGAGGTCCTGGTGGTCATCCAAAAATGTAAACTGCAAAACAAAGTCGTGGCATTCTCTGCCAACAACACAAATACCAActttggaggactgaataggctgggagGGTCAATGTCCGTACCAAAGTTAAAAATGCTCTGCAGCGGGAGGCGATTGGCTGAGGTTGTCCTGCCCACATCATTCATAACACGGCCAGAACAGCTTTGGATATAATCCCTCTTGATGTTGAGTACCTGCTCACAAAGATATTTGGAAATTTTCACCGTCAGAGTAGAAAGACTGAAGagcttttgtgagtttgttggccAGGAGTACCATAACATTTTAGGACGCAGCAATGTTCGCTGGCTGTCCATGCTCCTTGCTCTAGAAAGAGTGCCAAAAAGGTATGTGCCATTGAAATCCTTTTTTCTTTCTGAAGACAAATGCCCTGTTGACCTGTGAGCAATGTTCGAAGATCCACTGACTGAACTTTGTCTGGCCTTTGTCCATGGAAACTTGACCATATTCAGTGACATGATCAAGATGCTTGAATGCCAGGATTGCTGTGCTGTGGAGTCAGCTGCAATTCTGAGAAACATTGAGGCAAAATTGACTGCAAGATGTGATGACAACTTCATTCCAGTTTTGGTCAGAGGACTTCTGAGAGAGCTTGAGGGAAATGGAGCCATGTCTAAAGAGAGCTTTCTCAAAACATCCCAATCATTCTTCACTATGGCTGTGAACTACTTGTAAGCATGGGGAAAGCACACAGATCATCTAAAATATTTACATGGTCTCCTTTTAAAAAGGCAATCTCAGCGTGAAGAGATCCAGAAGGCAGCAGGCACACTGCAGGACAAAATGCCCCAATGTGACCATCAATGAGGATGAATTGTTTGACGAGGTTACTGGCCTGCAAGAGTTCCTAAAGGGGGGGATCGCTTGATGAATGGAAAACATCTGAGACACCGCTTAGTCAGAGATTTAGCACGGTGGAGACACCGCTTAGTCAGAGATGGAGCATGGTGGTTACCCACTTCAAAGAGAACGACATCCCACACACTAACCTGGCTAGATTAGTGTCTGTTGTCATGTGCTTACCTGGAAGTCATGTGCTTACCAGTCGAGAGAGTGTTCTCCCAAATGAATGATATATGGACAGCAGCAAGAAATGGGTTCACTGTTCCTACCATCAAGGCCATGCTTATTGTGAAGACAAACTTCAACCTCCCTAGCCAGGAGTTCATGGAGAAGCTGGCCAAAGACAGAGCAATCCTGAAGAAGATACATTCTTCTGAGAAATATATAGATTAGATTGGTATAAGTATATTATGTAGTTACCAATCACATCATCTTCTTATTTCTTTATTATGTTAAGTATTTCACATATACTATTGTCTGTTTTTTCAGTTTTGCTCATGTTCTCTTCTGCTCTcattctacccagactaccaggaccactgaatggctgttcagatcggACAGTTCTGTCTTGTCTGTAGTGTTTCTGTAATATAGTTGTTTTCTCTGTCTATCACAGTGTGCCTATTAGACTAAATACATGAAACCGGAATTGTCCCCCTTTTTTATTTCATAGATAATAACATTGGATATTTTAATGATATATTGACTGCCGAACTGGAAATGTCCCCGGTTTTAATTTCAGAAATCTGGTCACCTTACGTTATATTCGACACAACTGCAGCTACAAACTATCCAAAAAGCTTCAGAACGTCATACCACTTCAATTAGCTGTCGTTGTGCAGCGTTAACGTTAGCATGATCAAATGCAAAACAAATCAACAAATGATATAAATATTTTTCCAATGTTGAATTGAGCCTTTAATGCAAACCTTTGTTTAGTGAGGCTTTTACACAAGCTGTCAAAATGCACTTAGAGAACGTGTATGGCCGAtccataattttctggaattttccaagctgtttaaagtcacagtcagCTCAGtatatgtaaacctctgacccactggaattgatacagtgaataataataagtgaaataatctgtctgtaaacaattgttggaaaaatgacttgtgtcatgtacaaagtagatgtcctaactgacttgccaaaacgatagtttgttaacaagaaatttgtggagtggttgaaaaaacaagttttaatgactccaacctaagtgtatgtaaacttctgacttcaactatatgtctataggcagcagcctctgatttgctggagatggctgtttaacagtcagtggtgtatgatagaatacaatacagtatatacatatgaaatgggtgatgcaatatgtaaacacaatttaaaagtgactaagatactgcagaatagtgtggagtgcagtttatactacatatgagatgagcaatgCTAGATACTTAACATTATTACAGTGGCTAGTGATCCATTTctaaaagtggccagtgattccaaatctatgtctataggcagcTGCCCctgatgtgctagtgatggctgtttagcaatcTGAttgtcttgagatagaagctgtttttaatTCTAtcggtcccaactttgatgcaaCTGTACTGACATCGCCTTCTCAATAATGAGGGGGAAcatgcagtggctcgggtggttgatgaccTTGATTATCACTTTGGCCTTCCTTtggcatcgggtgctgtaggtgtccaggagggTGGGAAAttgcccccggtaatgcgttgggcagaccgcaccaccctctggagagctttgcggatgtgggcagtgcagttgccgtaccaggtggtgatacagcctgacaggatgctctcaattgtgcatctgtaaatgttagtgagggttttaggttttaagtttaaaaaatgtagcctcctgaggttgaagaggctctgttgtgccttcttcaccacactgcctgtgtgggtggaccatctcagtttgtcagtgatgtgtacgccaaggaacttgaagctttccaccttctccactgcggtcccatcgatgtggataggggggtgctccctctgctgtttcctgaagtccacgatcatctccttagttttgttgacgttgagtgagaagtTATTTTCCTGGGACCACACtctcagagccctcacctcctccctgtaagctgtctcatcgttggtaatcaagcctactactgttgtgttgtctgcaaacttgatgattgagttggaggcgtgcttgtccacgcagtcatgggtgaacagggagttcagGAGGGGGCTGACAACacacccttgtggagccccagtgttgaggatcagtgaagagGAGGTGTTGTTTGCTACCTTCCCCACatgggggcgacccgtcaggaagtccaggaactAGTTGCACGGGACGGGGTTCAggcccagggcctcgagcttgatgatgagcttggagggtactatggtgttgaatgctgagctatagtcaatgaacagcattcggGCCTCCCGTGTGGCATAgtggtctaaaggcactgcatcgcagtgctagctgtgccactagagattctgggtttgagtccaggctctgttgcagccggccgcaacTGGAAGGCCCAtgggacggcgcacaattggcccagagtcgtcgTCTGGGtgagggagggtttggccgtgcactagcaactcctgtggcgggccggggcgcagtgcacgctgaaacggtcgccaggtgcacggccAGGTGCACATTGGTGAGCATGGCTTCCTGGTTGGAtgggaggacgcatggctctcgaccttcgcctgtCGCGAGTCCGTACGGAAGTTCCAGTGATGAGTCAAGattgtaactactaccaattggataccatgaaattggggagaaaaaaggggtgaaaataacaacaacaaaaaaagacagAAGAAATTAACAACATTCTTTTACTGTATGCCTCTTGTTcagatgggacagggcagtgtgcagtgtggtggcgattgcatcgtctttGGATCTagtggggcagtaagcaaattgaagagggtgtagggtggcaggtaaggtggagctgatatgatccttgactagtctctcaaagcacttcatgatgacggaggtgagtgctacggggcgatagtcatttagttcagttacattTTCCTTCTTAggtacagggacaatggtggccatcttgaagaatGTGTGGACAAAAGACtggggagagattgagagattgaatatatctgtgaacacaccagccagctggtctgcacatgctctgaggacacggctagggatacatttacatttaagtaatttagcagacgctcttatccagagcgacttacaaattggtgcattcaccttatgacaaccatctggtccggcagccttgcgagggttaacacgcttaaatgtcttacttacATCAACCACGGAGAAGGGGAGCCCACAGACCTTGATAGCGGGTTgcatcggtggcactgtattatcctcaaagcgagcgaagaaggtgttttagcctgtccggaagcaagacgttgGTGTCTGCGACGATGGTTTTCCCtttataatccgtgattgtctgtagaccctgccacatacgtcttgtgtctgagcctttGAACTGGGACTCAACTTTGTCCCTATACTGACATTTAGGCTGCTTGATTGCTTTGCGGTGtaaataactacactgtttgtattcttccATATTCCCAGTCTTCTTTCcctggttaaatgcggtggttcgagctttcagttttgcgcgaatgctccCATGTTTCTTCgcccaaagcaagtctcttcttcttattggtgttcctTAGTAGTGTTTTATtttgcagtaattcgaccataaaggcctgattcaaaCAGTCTtctctgttacttgaactccgtgaagcatttatttgggctgcaatttctgaggctggtaactctaatgaacttatcctctgcagcaggagtaactctgggtcttctgctgggcccttgaatgagtaggtgtgtccaaacatttgacctgtactgtatataaaaaacCATATTTTATCTCAGTAATGTTGTGAAGAGGTTCATTTGCAGAATGagaggtatctctgggtcttccattcctgtggcggtcatcatgagagccagtttcatcatagcgtttgatggtttttgcgactgcacttgaagaaactttaaaagttcctgaaattttccagattgactgaccttcacgtcttaaagtaatgattgactgtcgtttctctttattaatttgagctattcttggacttggtcttttaccaaatagggatatcttctgtatactttTTTgattacttcatgattccatatgtgttatttaattgttttgatgtcttcactgttattctacaatgtagcatGAGTAGGTGCTCTAAAACCTTTGACCAATAGTGTATTtctaacaaacaaaacaaaaaacattgcACCAATATTTTAACGAATCACCTCTACCTCGGTGTATTTCTATTGTATTTGCAAAGAAAGATAACTGGTACATGTTTGAAATGGTCGAAAAAAATGTAGTGGAGCTTATGCAGTTTAAGCTCTGACTTTAGACGGCCGTTTGCGCTATTCTGTTCTCCCATTGGTTCCCCGGTTTAAAGGTAACTTCCCTCATTGGTTTGTGACATTTTGGATACGGATTTCAAAGGTGCAGCGAACTGGCGCTTTTTCCATATTTTCCTCATTCAAGCATCAAGAAAGTTTCCGAACCCAGTTTAGCTGCTAATGTCGGTGGCAGACCAGAAATAGGTGAAGTTATCTTAAAGGTATGCAATATTTTTCTTACCTCAATCAACAACTGTGTTGTTAAATTGTTTGCTAGGCTAATAGTTATTACTCATTTCATTTGATTCAGGCTAGTTACGCAACTTTTGACGTTTATTTGAGAACGCACATCCTTCTAGCCATGATGACCCTAGTTTTGTTacaatattagctagctaacgctacTCGCTTGCCTACATAGCTAGTTAGCTGCTTGACTAACTAGCGGTATCTAGCCATACCTGGCCTGGCTATGTCACTGTAGTTATCTAACGTTAGTTAACCGTGTAGGTAACTTAACTAGGCAGTTGTACGATTTGCAATAGTTGGCTAACGACATGTATATTTTTGACGTTATAGTTGCAGATTCTTGTTTTAAGTCCACTTAAGTTAGCGGCTCAAAATTAGACTAGTTAGCATTACCAATGCCATTGGCTATCCTATGAATATAGCTAACGTGATGGTGGAAACGACTATAACTATTAAAATTATTTAATACGTTATGGTACGTTAAATGCTTATTTTGTACTAAATGACTATGCATGAAACGTTAGTTAGCTATTGTGATATCAAAGACCGTAATGCCAAATTAGTTGGCTACCTAGCTATGCTACAAAGTAAATTTGGGGGGAAAAGGAAGGCGCACTATGGAGATATTGCagctagttagcaacttcttGATAACTAGGTGTATGGTAAATTGGTTTAACGTTAATGTTATGTTTTAGAATTCAGCTATATCGAGTAACTGAGTGGGGCAATACACTGGTTTGAAacttacatactgtagctagccagtTTGGCGCGTTTTGATTGTGAGATGGAACTGACTAATGACTTCTCTTCTTGCTCAGGGATACAGTTTGTGAAGTCAATGAAAAATGAAGTGTCAGTCCAACAACAATGAACTCCGGTTTGCATGCGACATGGAGAAACATGTCACATACAAGGAGTCAGGCCTCTCAACCTCACCACTCATGGGATGCATCCAATTAGTAGTCAAACAACTATCTCCAGGTCTCACCTCTGCCAACATTTGCCTCAACGATGATGTGCAAGGTGTTCACAATAAGGAGAACAACCAATATGACCGCATCCTTGACGAGGTGAACCTCGGCTGTGAAGCATTCGAGGACAGCGGTTACCTGTCTTTACAGAACAGCCAGATGGAGGACTtttataatgttaatgaacaagGGGAGTCTCTAGGACTGGAGATATTCTCCCCATGTACTCCAGTTGCTGATTGTCACAAGGCTAAGCACTCTGGCTCTCAACTCCCCATACTGAAGTTTCAACATGCCATCTGCCAAGAACTCACCAATAGCTTCAAGAGGACCCAGAGCTATGACTGGACTGTCATTAGCTGGCTAGCAGAGGACTCTGGCCTTGAAAGGGTTATTGGTGGGAACATGGGCCTTGAGTGTATGGATGTTTTAAAAGCTCTGCAGGAGAGGGACATGAAGCACATCCTAACCAGGATCCTGTGTCTTCTTGATGTTGACTTGATAAGGTAAACATTTGACCTTTACTGCTCTTATGATTTTATATAGAGATCTTTCAACGTGAAAGTGGTTTTGTACTCTTATCATATATTCatggttgtttttgttttcttcaCAGCTGTAGAAAAGTGAGCAAGAGCTGGAGAAAAATAATCTGCCAAGACAAGTCTGCACTCCGTAAATGTGACCAAGCTGAACAGAGACTACAGGTAAGTGCTAACATTTTAAATGGATGTCATGTATATcatgtagaggtcgaccgattatgattttaacgctgatacagattattggaggacaactttaaaaaatatatatatttgtaataatgacaattgcaatAATACTgcatgaacacttattttaactttatATAATATATCAAAAAAATCTATTTAgtttcaaataaataatgaaacattttcaatttggtttaaataatgcaataaacaaagtgttggagaaagtaaaagtgaaatatgtgccatgtaaaaaaaaaaaagctacgGTTTagattccttgctcagaacatgcgaaagctggtggttccttttattgacatgagtcttcaatgttcccatgtaagaagttttaggttgtagttattataggactatttctctctataccatttgtatttcatatacctttgactattggatgtttagtattgccagccttctctcgggagttgataggcttgaagtcataaacagtgcagtGCTTGAatcacagcgaagagctgctggcaaatgcaggaaagtgctgtttgaatgaatgcttcaaacgagcctgctgctgcctaccactgctcagtcagactgctctatcaaatcatagacttaacaaaacgtttattctttcagtgaaatacggaaccattccgtattttatctaacgggtggcatccctaagtctaaatattgctgttacattgcacaacctatGTCAtgattatgtaaaattctggcaaattaattacggtctttgttagaaagaactggtcttcacacagttcgcaacgagtgAAGCGgccccaaactgctgcatataccccgactgcttgcacggaacgcaagagaagtgacacaatttccctagttgaAAGAAATTCATGGTAGCAATATGAACTAAATACacagttttaaaaaaatatatacttgtgtattgattttaagaaagacatTGATGTTTATCGTTAGGTACactggtgcaacgacagtgctttttttttGCGAATGCGCTTGTTGAACCACCTgtttggcaaagtaggctgtgaCTCAATgacaaattaacaggcaccgcatcgattatatgcaacgcaggacaaactagataaactagtactattatcaaccatgtgtagttaactagtgattatgttaaggtttgttttttataagatgcGTTTAATGGTAGCTAACACCTTActgtggctccttgctgcacttgcATCAGGTAGTCAGGATCGcaccacaaccacaccactgCAAACACATACTCTTGTACAGATTCCCAGAGGgaatgtagctcagttggtagagcatgacgcttgtaacgccagggtagtgggttcgattcccgggaccacccatacgtagaatgtatgcacacgtcgctttggataaaagcgtctgctaaatggcatttattattattattattagtcagcctgccacgcagtcttctcgtggagtgcaatgtaatcggccataatcggtgtccaaaaaggCAGATTACCGACTTATGACAACTTGaattccgattaatcagtcgacctctaatatCAGGTATCATTGCTTTCAATTCACATTGACGGTTTTGCAGGGGCTCCCAACTTTGCTGATATGTttgatatttacatttatttagaGGCCCTTTGCAGTACTTCAATCTTAATTGCCTAACCATAGGGTAATCCCCTGCATGAGTATTGTATGCTAAATAGCAATGTCCTTTTTTGTTATAGGACTCAAGAATCCCCGTAGGACTGGAGAATGTGGATTTTTTGACGAGAGACACCACCCTTTCCagggttgtaatgtcctgtatgcAGAGAGTAGCTTCAATCCCTATCCAGAAGTCTACCAAGAGGATGCTCTCCCAGAGAGCATGCACGCAGGCGCCATACTGCTCCCACCAATCTCGCTTCAGAGAATACCAAGAGGTGAGGGTTCCTCTATTCACTTTGCATATGAAGGTTCAGAGGACATGATggtgctcagtgtgtgtgtgtgtacttgggTTGGTCACCTTCCAATCAGTTCCAAAAAAGTAATTGACATTATCTTCATGTTACATATTGTGAGTTATACTCTGTAGCCTTATACATTGTTTGGTTGTGTTCTCTAGGCTGCCAGTTCGCTGAAGCAGCACGAGTCGCTGAAGCCCTGTAAGCGCTGCGGCTCTCCAGCCAAGCACAATGCAGACGCAATGAGGGCCACCTGTACCCGCTTTAGTTGTGCCTTTGACTTCTGCACCCAGTGCCAGGGCCCCTTCCACGGCTCCTCCACCTGCTGCACCCGGCTGACATGGCGGCCTAGCAGCTCCACAGCCACGCCCATCCTCATTGGCAGCGCTCGCAGCAAGAGGAACGTCAGGCGCCTGTGAGATGAACGCAGCCTGGGATAAGACTCAATCGCTCACCTTTTAAAACTAACATAATTTTTATGGAATATTTGTTTTATTCATAGCCCTTTTAGCCCTCTACCGCCTCCGCCGAAGACCAAAGGTATCTTGGCTATTGGAATACTCTGCATTAAGAGTAGACTGTATTGAGGCAATCAAGTGATTCCAGTTGTCTGACAATGTCGTCAGAAAGCGACAATCGTACTGCAAGCCCAAAAAAAGAACATCCCACTGGATGCAAATACATTTTTCCAAGACTTGTATTTTTCTTAATGAAATGTCCTTGTCCTTGTCGTATATTTGTACATATTTTAAATGTGAGAAATGTAAATATTTATATTGTTTAAATAAATGTCTCTTGGGATTTAAGAACGGATCTTTTATTTTTCAAGGCCACATACTAACAGAAACCTTGTAATACGCACCAACTTTCTTTCAGAATTTATCAAGAAGAACACATGTTACAATGCCAGTAGGGGTATGTAAGCTACATCATACTTCCAGGGTCTTGACAATTATATCTTAATTTGTGAAAACAcagctgtttaaaaaaatatatatgtatacaaTATATTTGTGTATTAGTTTACTTCTGCCAGATACTTAAGTTATTGTATTGAAGACCATTGCTATGTATTTGTCCATTGAAGACTATTCCAAAAGCCTACAaaagttcaaaaactacaaagcTACTTCCTGGAAAATGACATCACTGTCATAGCCTGTTTGCCACTTGCTTCAAAAGCTTTAACAACTAGTGAAACTAAGCCATTCAGCCATTAGATGGTGCCATAGTGTAGCTCTAAAAACCTCCTGGCTCACTATCTGGAAAGATTAATGAATTTAGAAGACCACATATAGCTG
This genomic interval from Oncorhynchus keta strain PuntledgeMale-10-30-2019 chromosome 2, Oket_V2, whole genome shotgun sequence contains the following:
- the LOC118399282 gene encoding F-box only protein 5-like, which translates into the protein MKCQSNNNELRFACDMEKHVTYKESGLSTSPLMGCIQLVVKQLSPGLTSANICLNDDVQGVHNKENNQYDRILDEVNLGCEAFEDSGYLSLQNSQMEDFYNVNEQGESLGLEIFSPCTPVADCHKAKHSGSQLPILKFQHAICQELTNSFKRTQSYDWTVISWLAEDSGLERVIGGNMGLECMDVLKALQERDMKHILTRILCLLDVDLISCRKVSKSWRKIICQDKSALRKCDQAEQRLQDSRIPVGLENVDFLTRDTTLSRVVMSCMQRVASIPIQKSTKRMLSQRACTQAPYCSHQSRFREYQEAASSLKQHESLKPCKRCGSPAKHNADAMRATCTRFSCAFDFCTQCQGPFHGSSTCCTRLTWRPSSSTATPILIGSARSKRNVRRL